A part of Daphnia pulex isolate KAP4 chromosome 6, ASM2113471v1 genomic DNA contains:
- the LOC124195628 gene encoding probable chitinase 2, whose protein sequence is MIKSLFLCVTLAFAYATGLDLDANVNSHNKVVVCYVAGWSAYRPNNGAFTVENIDPMLCTHIIYAFAGLDNATHSIQTLDPFLDTEDGGGRAQYKKVMGFKQKQPKLKVTIAIGGWNEGSGKYSNMAETPANRKAFIDSVLTFIKKHGFDGLDMDWEYPGSRVGSRPIDRENFALLLKEMRAEFDKTGLILTAAIGAAPQTINRAYDVPAINQHLHFIHIMAYDYHGSWDFQIGHNAPLRLPVNSSMIEPELRLSVDDTITYLLKLGASPAKLVVGVPFYGRTFTLVDKNLRQIGSASNGTGFPGPYTREDGFLGYNEICKELTAKNQEGDKWVEQWDEIAQVPYMYNGERWVSYDNQQSVAIKARYAFNQGLAGLMIWAIDNDDFMAECSNVRYPLLRAINSEFKAASRDGAVTDKTPVTQKPKDDQDQQGDKKEPTSGNSGIKGFSINILVCVLTPVIFTFSFLH, encoded by the exons ATGATTAAATCCTTATTTCTGTGTGTTACTCTTGCGTTCGCCTACGCCACCGGTTTAGACCTTGATGCAA ATGTCAACTCCCACAAcaaagttgttgtttgctATGTAGCAGGATGGTCTGCATACCGGCCAAACAATGGTGCTTTTACTGTTGAAAATATTGACCCAATGCTTTGCACACACATCATCTACGCATTTGCTGGCCTGGATAATGCCACACATTCAATTCAAACTCTAGACCCTTTCCTTGATACAGAAGATGGAGGTGGCAGAG CCCAATACAAAAAAGTCATGGGCTTCAAGCAAAAACAGCCAAAACTTAAAGTTACTATTGCCATTGGTGGATGGAACGAAGGATCTGGGAAATATTCCAACATGGCCGAGACCCCTGCTAATCGCAAAGCTTTCATCGACAGCGTTTTGACTTTTATCAa AAAACACGGCTTCGATGGCTTGGATATGGATTGGGAGTATCCCGGCAGCCGTGTTGGCTCTCGCCCAATCGATCGAGAGAATTTCGCACTCCTACTTAAG GAAATGAGAGCTGAATTCGATAAAACTGGACTTATTTTGACAGCCGCAATCGGTGCTGCTCCTCAGACTATCAATCg TGCTTACGATGTTCCAGCGATTAATCAACATCTGCATTTCATTCACATCATGGCGTACGATTACCATGGATCATGGGATTTCC AAATCGGACACAACGCCCCACTCAGGTTGCCAGTCAACAGCAGTATGATCGAACCCGAACTTCGTCTCAGTGTT GACGATACAATAACCTACCTGCTGAAACTTGGAGCATCACCGGCTAAACTGGTAGTCGGAGTTCCTTTTTACGGAAGAACATTCACCCTTGTTGATAAAAATTTGCGTCAAATCGGTTCTGCGTCGAATGGAACTGGATTTCCAGGACCGTACACTCGTGAGGATGGATTCCTTGGATATAATGAG ATTTGCAAAGAGCTAACCGCCAAAAACCAAGAGGGTGACAAATGGGTTGAACAATGGGACGAAATTGCTCAAGTCCCTTATATGTACAATGGTGAACGGTGGGTTTCTTACGACAATCAGCAAAGCGTTGCCATCAAA GCTCGTTACGCATTTAATCAAGGACTTGCCGGGCTTATGATTTGGGCCATAGACAACGATGACTTCATGGCCGAATGTTCCAACGTTCGATACCCATTATTGAGAGCCATCAATTCCGAATTTAAGGCAGCTTCCAGGGACGGTGCCGTAACTGACAAGACTCCCGTTACTCAAAAACCGAAGGATGATCAGGACCAACAAGGTGACAAAAAGGAACCAACATCTGGCAATTCCGGTATCAAGGGATTTTCCATTAATATTCTCGTGTGTGTTTTAACACCTGTGATtttcacgttttcttttttacattga
- the LOC124195633 gene encoding receptor-binding cancer antigen expressed on SiSo cells-like: protein MPISYFVNRIKGLILIILNVFKRVMCIFNKRRRKPSGDVIMECVVTESSTDKNRDKMIPWNTWEEKPATVEDHIEQYRKSLTKLRSASEEIAHEPDFFNDMTPEIKTSNSLKLNFRPLPNQQQQQKVTFDIQENFDSLLLSPPGLGEIVDEDEDPTSTGWDADAEDINAVLKQQKMEERRKRSLRSGE, encoded by the exons ATGccaatttcatattttgtgAATCGTATCAAAGGTTTGATTTTGATCATCCTCAACGTTTTCAAACGTGTCATGTGCATTTTTAACAAGCGTAGACGTAAACCCAGTGGAGACGTCATAATGGAATGTGTTGTAACAGAAAGTAGCACTGATAAAAATCGAGACAAAATGATACCTTGGAATACTTGGGAAGAAAAACCAGCAACAGTTGAAGATCATATAGAGCAGTACAGGAAATCACTTACTAAGCTACGCTCAGCCAGTGAAGAAATAGCTCACGAACCTGACTTCTTCAAT gACATGAcacctgaaataaaaacatcaaatagCCTGAAGCTTAATTTCCGTCCTTTACCtaatcagcagcaacagcaaaaagtaACTTTTGatattcaagaaaattttgacaGCCTGTTATTGTCACCTCCTGGACTTGGTGAGATCgtagatgaagatgaagaccCAACTTCAACTGGTTGGGATGCTGATGCTGAAGACATAAATGCAGTACTGAAACAGCAGAAGATggaagagagaaggaaaagatCCCTTAGATCAGGGGAGTAA
- the LOC124195630 gene encoding adenosine deaminase-like isoform X2, which produces MVFSPKVELHVHLDGALKHETAWELLKKKNLPLPGNGTYEEFLESVIVKEPDSLMTFLRGFGIFLPAVIGDLEAIERMSYEFCECSAEQGVIYVEARYCPFLLMPDSFNQANFLSHSTGSEDSINSKQISVQEVVEATIKGFQRGEKDFGIIARTILCCIRGKPEWSQDILDLCIHFKDQGVVGIDIAGDEAGETPIAGEESELRMLDKEDIVVFEKAAELGIHRTVHAGEAGPAQMVWKI; this is translated from the exons ATGGTTTTTTCACCCAag GTTGAACTGCATGTTCATTTAGATGGTGCCTTAAAACATGAAACAGCTTGGGAActactaaagaaaaagaacttgcCGCTGCCTGGAAATGGTACTTACGAAGAATTTCTTGAGTCTGTAATAGTTAAAGAACCAGACAGCTTGATGACTTTTCTTCGGGGATTTGGCATCTTTCTCCCAGCAGTCAT AGGGGATTTGGAAGCCATTGAAAGAATGAGTTATGAATTTTGTGAATGCTCAGCTGAACAAGGGGTTATTTATGTAGAAGCAAGATACTGTCCCTTCCTGCTTATGCCAGATAGCTTCAACCAAGCCAATTTTCTAAGTCACAGCACTGGAAGTGAAGATTCTATTAACAGCAAACAAATTTCAGTACAAGAAGTAGTTGAAGCAACAATTAAAGGTTTTCAGAGAGGTGAAAAAGATTTTGGAATCATTGCCAGAACAATTTTGTGCTGCATTAGAGGTAAACCTGAATGGTCCCAAGATATTCTTGATCTTTGCATCCATTTCAAAGATCAAGGGGTTGTAGGAATTGATATAGCTGGTGACGAAGCAGGTGAAACTCCAATTGCAGGAGAGGAATCAG agctTCGAATGCTCGACAAAGAAGATATTGTTGTATTTGAAAAAGCAGCTGAGCTTGGCATACACCGAACGGTTCACGCTGGTGAAGCTGGTCCAGCACAAATGGTGTGGAAG ATATAG
- the LOC124195630 gene encoding adenosine deaminase-like isoform X1, protein MVFSPKVELHVHLDGALKHETAWELLKKKNLPLPGNGTYEEFLESVIVKEPDSLMTFLRGFGIFLPAVIGDLEAIERMSYEFCECSAEQGVIYVEARYCPFLLMPDSFNQANFLSHSTGSEDSINSKQISVQEVVEATIKGFQRGEKDFGIIARTILCCIRGKPEWSQDILDLCIHFKDQGVVGIDIAGDEAGETPIAGEESELRMLDKEDIVVFEKAAELGIHRTVHAGEAGPAQMVWKALTVMKAERIGHGYRVLEDESIYRHCLDNDVHFECCPTSSLLTGSVSMNGGKPHPITRFAQDGASFSINTDDPTVTNTNLSDEYVLCAQWGLTLAQLQKSNINAMKNSFAEPDVKKAVLEKLYNAYGIN, encoded by the exons ATGGTTTTTTCACCCAag GTTGAACTGCATGTTCATTTAGATGGTGCCTTAAAACATGAAACAGCTTGGGAActactaaagaaaaagaacttgcCGCTGCCTGGAAATGGTACTTACGAAGAATTTCTTGAGTCTGTAATAGTTAAAGAACCAGACAGCTTGATGACTTTTCTTCGGGGATTTGGCATCTTTCTCCCAGCAGTCAT AGGGGATTTGGAAGCCATTGAAAGAATGAGTTATGAATTTTGTGAATGCTCAGCTGAACAAGGGGTTATTTATGTAGAAGCAAGATACTGTCCCTTCCTGCTTATGCCAGATAGCTTCAACCAAGCCAATTTTCTAAGTCACAGCACTGGAAGTGAAGATTCTATTAACAGCAAACAAATTTCAGTACAAGAAGTAGTTGAAGCAACAATTAAAGGTTTTCAGAGAGGTGAAAAAGATTTTGGAATCATTGCCAGAACAATTTTGTGCTGCATTAGAGGTAAACCTGAATGGTCCCAAGATATTCTTGATCTTTGCATCCATTTCAAAGATCAAGGGGTTGTAGGAATTGATATAGCTGGTGACGAAGCAGGTGAAACTCCAATTGCAGGAGAGGAATCAG agctTCGAATGCTCGACAAAGAAGATATTGTTGTATTTGAAAAAGCAGCTGAGCTTGGCATACACCGAACGGTTCACGCTGGTGAAGCTGGTCCAGCACAAATGGTGTGGAAG GCATTGACTGTCATGAAAGCGGAAAGGATTGGCCACGGTTATCGTGTTTTGGAAGACGAGTCGATATATCGCCACTGCTTGGATAATGACGTTCATTTCGAGTGCTGCCCAACGTCCAGTCTTCTGACAGGTAGTGTCTCGATGAATGGTGGAAAACCGCATCCTATAACGCGTTTTGCACAAGACGGAGCCTCCTTTTCCATAAACACTGATGATCCCACAGTAACAAACACCAATTTAAGCGACGAATACGTACTGTGTGCACAGTGGGGATTAACTCTTGCACAATTGCAAAAATCG AATATCAACGCAATGAAAAATTCGTTTGCTGAGCCAGACGTAAAAAAAGCAGTTTTGGAGAAACTCTACAATGCATATGGTATAAATTAa
- the LOC124195632 gene encoding ubiquinol-cytochrome-c reductase complex assembly factor 1-like produces MQRVYPVQLFRRVQFTSQHCVTTRLFATVLRGAHSSLCNRVVTGVKHLPSNLTCHQYATQSDQGIFQRFRNAIGLSRLSKPMLRTVGYKLYQSLDQVDYDIFFKKLKMDDTFHSWFIVRGLHVWMLMARLMNEGEKGRLLRNAVVEAMWEDVEAKSKRLGDTASSLRRKQIQTLADEFQASLFSYDEGLMSSDTVLAGAIWRTLLLQKDFDPRHLEALVEYVRENIATLDKISFDELSNCEVNWTKVNL; encoded by the exons ATGCAACGCGTGTATCCTGTCCAGTTATTTCGAAGAGTGCAATTCACCAGTCAGCACTGTGTTACAACACGACTTTTTGCTACGGTTCTTCGAGGTGCACATTCCTCCTTATGTAACAGAGTAGTGACTGGAGTGAAGCATTTACCTTCAAATTTGACTTGTCACCAGTATGCTACACAATCAGATCAAGGCATTTTTCAACGATTTAGAAATGCAATTGGGCTAAGCAGATTATCAAAACCT ATGTTGCGCACAGTTGGATACAAGTTGTATCAGTCCTTGGATCAAGTGGATtatgacattttctttaaaa aATTGAAAATGGATGATACTTTCCACTCTTGGTTCATAGTGAGAGGTCTCCATGTTTGGATGCTGATGGCAAGACTTATgaatgaaggagaaaaaggaagactTCTTCGTAATGCTGTAGTTGAAGCTATGTGGGAAGATGTTGAGGCCAAAAGTAAAAGGCTTGGa gataCGGCTTCGAGCTTGAGAAGAAAACAGATTCAAACTCTAGCTGATGAGTTTCAAGCAAGCTTATTTTCATACGACGAAGGTCTTATGAGTTCTGATACAGTACTGGCCGGTGCAATTTGGCGCACCTTACTTcttcaaaaagattttgatcCACGTCACCTGGAAGCGTTAGTCGAATACGTAAGAGAAAATATCGCAACGTTAGACAAAATTAGTTTTGATGAGCTAAGTAACTGTGAAGTCAACTGGACAAAAGTAAATTTGTAG